CCGCCACTCCGGTACCTTCTCCAATCAGACCCAGGAGGATCTGCTCGGTACCAACGAAATTGTGTCCCAGGCGGCGTGCCTCTTCCTGGGCCAACATGATTACCTTAATGGCTTTTTCTGTGAAGCGTTCAAACATGGCATTTTTCCCATCACCTGCGTCGTGCCGGTACGCTGATTTTAGCACAGCCAAATCGATTGAATGTCTGTATAAAGAAATAGACATTCAATCGGGATCACCCAGCCTTAATGGGAATTGCTAACTTTTTATTACTTTTTATTGAGTGTGTATTGAGGAGTCTGAATTTACTGTCTTTGTGGAGATTGACAAGCAAAAAAGAGTTTGGGCTTGCAAGTTTTTAATGCCAATCCCAAGGAAAGATTTTTATCATATTTTTTTGTAACTGTCAATTTACTATTGAACAGTATGAAAATTTTTTATAGGTAATAAAATACCGTCTTAAGTTAAAAATTTTTATAAAAAATTTATTATTAGGGATAGGAGATCAGGGATCAGGGATTGGGAGGGGACAAGGGAGAGTATGAGGAGTGTGGGGAGTGTGGGGAGTAAAATAATAACCACTAACCACTAACTACTAACAATTGATCATTGACAAACAACTAACCATCAACTATATACCAACTGTATAGATTGAGGCGATCGCTCATTTTGATATATAGCTTTTTCAAAGAATCTTGAAATTCTGGATATTGGATATTTCCTAACCACAAAATCAAGGCGTCTTCATCGTTATCTTTATAGTAACGCCTTCGCTGTCCTGCTGTTTTAAAGCCAAATTTTTGATATAGAGAAATTGCAGCTTTGTTAGAAACTCGGACTTCTAGGGTAGCTCTTTCTAAGCCCAGTTCATAAGCAGCCTTTAGCAAGAAATAAAGAATAGCCTGTCCTAAACCTTGACCTTGATATTGGGGATGAACCGCCAAAATAGTAATATGAGCTTCTTCTAAAATTGACCAAAAACAACCCATTGCCAGCAGTTTTACAGTAGACAAAGGTGCAAATAAACCGAGTAAAACGCTGTTAGGACTATCTACCTCTCGTTTATAGGCATCCTGAGTCCAAAGACCACTAAAACAAGCCTGATCTAGTTCCACAACCGCACTCAAATCATCTACTGTTATTGATTTCAGTTCTAATTGGTCATTTGTCATTGGTCATTGGTCATTGGTTAGTAGTTAGTGGTTCGTTGTTGTTTGTTGATCGTAGGTTTTCTCCCTTGTCTTCCGTGTCCCCCTTGTCCCCCTTGTCCCCCATCTCCCCTCCCCGCACTCCCCACATTCTCAATCAATGCCGAAAGACAGGGGCGAAAAAGCACGTTATTCGGTAAACTGGGAATCGGCATATCCGCTCATCGCTTGTAATTAGTACGAAGGACAACTCTTAATAGTTATGGTATCGACTCACCCTGCCGGGGTTCAACTTTCTGGTAGACAGTATTTACCGCAAACAGCTAGCAATCACATTAATCTTTCACCCAATCAAGAACTTTTACCACTGACTGCCAAAGTAAATAATCAAGACCACCTAGAAATAGGGGGTTGTGATGTGACAACTCTTGTGCAACAGTTTGGTTCACCTTTGTATATTTTGGATGAAGAAACCCTGCGAATAGCTTGCCGCCAGTACCGGGAAAGTTTCCAGCACTATTACAAGGGTGAATCTCAAGTATTATATGCCTCCAAAGCCTGGAGTTGTTTGGCAGTCTGTGCGATCGCCGCCTCAGAAGGCTTGGGAATTGATGTTGTCTCTGGAGGTGAACTCTACACAGCCCTAAATGCGGGTGTGAGTTCCGAAAAAATTTATTTTCACGGTAATAATAAATCCCGAGAAGAATTAATTCTGGCAATTCAGTCTGGTTGTACTATTGTTGTAGACAATTGGTATGAGTTACGGAGTTTGGTGGAGATAACTGAAAAGATTGAGAGAACCGAAGATGTAGAGACGCTTAGCGATGGGAAGATGGGGAGAAACGGAGATGGGGAGAATGTAAAATCAAACTCTCCCCACCACCCCCTCTCCCCACCACCTCATCACTCCGTCCGGATCATGCTGCGGCTAACACCAGGTATTGAATGTCATACGCACGAATATATTCGTACGGGACACCTGGATAGTAAGTTTGGCTTTGATCCCAATGACTTAGATGAATTATTTGCTTTTGTTAGTCAGCAATCTGTTTTAAACTGTGTGGGATTACACGCTCATATTGGTTCCCAAATCTTTGAACGCCAACCACATCAAGATTTAGCAGCTGTGATGGTGCAGTGGATGAGTAAAGCTGCTGGTTATGGTTTAACTGTGACAGAGTTAAATGTTGGTGGAGGTTTGGGGATCAAGTATACAGAATCGGATGATCCCCCTAGTATTGAAGAGTGGGTAAAGCCAATTTGTGAAGTAATTCAACAAGCGTGTGCAGCAGAAAACTTGCCTTTGCCGAAATTACTTTGCGAACCAGGGCGATCGCTAATTGCTACGGCTTGTGTTACGGCTTACACTATAGGTTCTTCTAAAGTTATTCCCGATATTCGCACTTACATAGCAGTTGATGGTGGCATGTCTGATAATCCCCGTCCTATTACTTACCAGTCAGTGTATCGTACTGTAGTTGCTAACCGCATATCTGCTTCCTTGACAGAAACGACCACAATTGCTGGTAAACATTGTGAATCAGGGGATATTTTGATTAAGGATGCCCAACTACCCAAAACTGAATCTGGAGATATTCTCGTAGTTATGGCAACTGGTGCTTACAATTACAGTATGGCATCTAACTACAACCGCCTGCCCAGATCGGCTGCTGTTGTAGTAGCCAATGGCGAAGCAAATTTGATTTTGCAACGCGAAACCTATCAGGATTTGATTCGACAGGATTGCCTACCAGAAAGACTTAAGAAGGATGAAGGATAAAGACTGAAGGATGAAGGAGGAAGAATGAAAACTCAAGGATGAAGGATGAAAACTCAAGGATGAAGGATGAAAATAAGAATTTAGATTTTATAGTTCACACTTCATACTTTACACTTCATACTTCATACTTTACACTTCATACTTTACACTTCATACTTCATACCTCATACTTCATACTTTCACCCCAGATGTCATGGGAGATTGGTGGAAGCAATGGCTGATAAACCAAGGTTGGTCTCAGCCTTTGCTGCTTGAGACTCTGGATATTGTTTTAGTGCTGGCGCTG
Above is a genomic segment from Fischerella sp. JS2 containing:
- the rimI gene encoding ribosomal protein S18-alanine N-acetyltransferase translates to MTNDQLELKSITVDDLSAVVELDQACFSGLWTQDAYKREVDSPNSVLLGLFAPLSTVKLLAMGCFWSILEEAHITILAVHPQYQGQGLGQAILYFLLKAAYELGLERATLEVRVSNKAAISLYQKFGFKTAGQRRRYYKDNDEDALILWLGNIQYPEFQDSLKKLYIKMSDRLNLYSWYIVDG
- the lysA gene encoding diaminopimelate decarboxylase, producing MVSTHPAGVQLSGRQYLPQTASNHINLSPNQELLPLTAKVNNQDHLEIGGCDVTTLVQQFGSPLYILDEETLRIACRQYRESFQHYYKGESQVLYASKAWSCLAVCAIAASEGLGIDVVSGGELYTALNAGVSSEKIYFHGNNKSREELILAIQSGCTIVVDNWYELRSLVEITEKIERTEDVETLSDGKMGRNGDGENVKSNSPHHPLSPPPHHSVRIMLRLTPGIECHTHEYIRTGHLDSKFGFDPNDLDELFAFVSQQSVLNCVGLHAHIGSQIFERQPHQDLAAVMVQWMSKAAGYGLTVTELNVGGGLGIKYTESDDPPSIEEWVKPICEVIQQACAAENLPLPKLLCEPGRSLIATACVTAYTIGSSKVIPDIRTYIAVDGGMSDNPRPITYQSVYRTVVANRISASLTETTTIAGKHCESGDILIKDAQLPKTESGDILVVMATGAYNYSMASNYNRLPRSAAVVVANGEANLILQRETYQDLIRQDCLPERLKKDEG